In one Sphingobium indicum B90A genomic region, the following are encoded:
- a CDS encoding YbaN family protein, whose protein sequence is MRRHFYLACGFLSLGLGAIGAFLPLLPTVPFMILAAFCFARSSPALEARLLEHRHFGPHIRRWRERGAISRRGKKAALAAFAFSGVLALFLSPFPWCLIPVAAALIGGTWIWTRPE, encoded by the coding sequence ATGCGGCGGCATTTCTATCTTGCCTGCGGCTTCCTGTCATTGGGGCTGGGGGCGATCGGCGCCTTCCTGCCGCTGTTGCCGACCGTGCCGTTCATGATCCTGGCCGCCTTCTGCTTCGCGCGGTCCAGCCCGGCGCTGGAGGCGCGGTTGCTGGAGCATCGCCATTTCGGGCCGCATATCCGGCGCTGGCGGGAAAGAGGCGCGATCAGCCGGCGGGGGAAGAAGGCGGCGCTGGCGGCCTTTGCGTTCAGCGGGGTGCTGGCGTTGTTCCTGTCGCCCTTTCCCTGGTGCCTGATCCCGGTAGCCGCCGCGCTGATCGGCGGAACCTGGATATGGACGCGGCCGGAGTGA
- a CDS encoding glutathione S-transferase, with translation MAEAELTISSKTYSSWSLRGWLLCRMAGPKVVEKTIALDDPENRAELLLLSPSVLVPRLTHEGASVWDTLAIAEYLHELYPHAGLYPEERIARAHCRSVSGEIHSGFINLRSALPMNLKVRHEKFPVFSGARQDIERIEEIWTECLSAYGGPWLFGEKQTVADAMFAPVAQRFLSYAVALSAPSAAYCNWSNDWDLMREWIDAARREEDEVEELEVEF, from the coding sequence ATGGCCGAAGCCGAACTGACCATTTCCAGCAAGACTTATTCGTCCTGGTCCCTGCGCGGATGGCTGTTGTGCCGCATGGCGGGCCCGAAAGTCGTGGAAAAGACGATTGCTCTCGATGATCCTGAAAACCGGGCGGAATTGCTGCTGTTGTCGCCTTCCGTGCTGGTGCCCCGCCTGACCCATGAGGGGGCGAGCGTATGGGACACGCTCGCCATTGCTGAATATCTGCATGAACTTTATCCGCATGCCGGCCTTTATCCCGAGGAGCGGATCGCGCGGGCGCATTGCCGTTCGGTTTCGGGCGAAATCCACTCCGGCTTCATCAACCTGCGCTCCGCCCTGCCCATGAACCTGAAGGTCCGGCACGAGAAGTTCCCCGTCTTTTCCGGGGCCAGGCAGGATATAGAGCGCATCGAGGAAATCTGGACCGAATGCCTGAGCGCCTATGGCGGGCCATGGCTGTTCGGGGAAAAGCAGACGGTGGCCGACGCCATGTTCGCCCCGGTGGCGCAACGTTTCCTGAGTTATGCGGTGGCGCTGTCGGCGCCGTCGGCCGCCTATTGCAACTGGAGCAACGACTGGGATCTGATGCGCGAGTGGATCGACGCCGCTCGCCGGGAAGAGGACGAGGTCGAGGAACTGGAAGTCGAGTTCTAA
- a CDS encoding CBU_0592 family membrane protein, producing MPILVEIAGWLGALLILGAYLLVSSGHVSGKSALFQWMNALGSALFILNTWWHGAIPSMVLNIIWLGIGTAALMRIARQ from the coding sequence TTGCCGATCCTTGTCGAAATCGCCGGCTGGCTGGGCGCGCTCTTGATATTGGGCGCCTATCTGCTCGTGTCGAGCGGGCATGTCTCCGGCAAGTCGGCCCTGTTTCAATGGATGAACGCCCTCGGCTCGGCGCTGTTCATCCTCAACACATGGTGGCACGGCGCCATCCCGTCGATGGTGCTCAACATCATCTGGCTCGGCATAGGCACCGCCGCATTGATGCGCATCGCCCGCCAATAG
- a CDS encoding polyhydroxyalkanoate depolymerase: MMMLYSGYQAWNDMMAPARFGAQIALSFKDRMGPAADWAMPRRMFALMDVFQGAKLTHRRPAYGITEVRSGNAVVAVREEVALDLPFGNLLHFVKDEVEAPQPRVLVVAPMSGHFATLLRNTVQTLLRDHDVYITDWKNARDVPLSAGRFGFDDYVDYVMTFMQEIGPGSHLVSVCQPCVPAMVAVAIMSEDKDPATPRSMTLMGGPIDTRAAPTVVNELANDQSIEWFEENLISLVPMRYAGRGRRVYPGFLQLSAFMSMNMDRHGAAHRELYQLLADGKQVEANKIKTFYEEYFAVLDMTAEFYLETVDRVFQRTLLAKGELTYRGRKVNPGAIRKTALLTVEGEKDDVCAVGQTAAAHALCTGLRPHLKRHHLQPGVGHYGVFSGSKWEKQVYPQVRNMILAMN, translated from the coding sequence ATGATGATGCTTTACAGTGGCTATCAGGCCTGGAACGACATGATGGCCCCTGCGCGCTTCGGTGCTCAGATCGCTCTTTCCTTCAAGGACAGGATGGGTCCGGCGGCGGATTGGGCCATGCCCCGCCGCATGTTCGCCCTGATGGACGTGTTCCAGGGCGCGAAGCTGACGCATCGCCGGCCGGCCTATGGCATAACGGAGGTGCGCAGCGGCAATGCGGTGGTCGCCGTGCGGGAAGAGGTGGCGCTCGACCTGCCCTTCGGCAACCTGCTGCATTTCGTGAAGGACGAGGTGGAGGCGCCTCAGCCGCGGGTTCTGGTGGTCGCCCCCATGTCCGGCCATTTCGCGACATTGTTGCGCAACACCGTCCAGACGCTGCTGCGCGACCATGACGTGTACATTACCGACTGGAAGAATGCCCGCGACGTGCCGCTGAGCGCCGGGCGCTTCGGTTTCGACGATTATGTCGATTACGTCATGACCTTCATGCAGGAAATCGGGCCGGGATCGCACCTGGTTTCGGTGTGCCAGCCCTGCGTGCCCGCCATGGTGGCGGTCGCCATCATGTCGGAGGACAAGGATCCGGCGACGCCGCGCTCCATGACGCTGATGGGCGGGCCGATCGACACCCGCGCCGCGCCCACGGTCGTCAACGAACTGGCCAATGACCAGTCGATCGAATGGTTCGAGGAAAATCTGATCAGCCTGGTGCCGATGCGTTATGCCGGGCGCGGCCGGCGGGTCTATCCCGGCTTCCTCCAGCTTTCCGCCTTCATGTCGATGAACATGGACCGGCACGGCGCCGCGCATCGCGAGTTGTACCAGTTGCTGGCCGACGGGAAGCAGGTGGAGGCGAACAAGATCAAGACCTTCTACGAGGAGTATTTCGCCGTGCTCGACATGACGGCGGAATTCTACCTGGAGACGGTGGACAGGGTGTTCCAGCGGACGCTGCTGGCCAAGGGCGAACTCACCTATCGCGGGCGGAAGGTCAATCCGGGCGCGATCCGCAAGACCGCGCTGCTGACGGTCGAAGGGGAAAAGGACGATGTCTGCGCCGTGGGCCAGACCGCGGCCGCCCACGCGCTCTGCACGGGCCTTCGTCCCCATTTGAAGCGCCATCACCTTCAGCCGGGCGTCGGCCATTATGGCGTCTTTTCCGGCAGCAAATGGGAAAAGCAGGTCTATCCGCAGGTTCGGAACATGATCCTGGCGATGAACTAG
- a CDS encoding sensor histidine kinase codes for MIGIAALWISLLLLGGGLALDRVLSDAITRNFDDGMNYVLTAMIASAEIGPDGEVLFNREPADQRFLEPNSGIYYQISGKGHEDWRSRSLWDRALKVNPEHQDDAPHIYDSDQFPGEDLRVMERSIILPGSRTRWMFMVAQAREGLDAQIKTLRSTLFESFALLALGLIVLATLQTIYGLRPLRKVRQEIVRMRGGEKNRVTEPMPAEVLPMVEELNALLAHNERQAEEARTHAGNLAHALKTPLTVIMNAATAQSPDLGDTVIREATTMRRQVDHHLARARAVGRRGAAHSRAEVWASLEAVERAVQRLYPEVRIDMDGDKEAAVRVERQDLDEMLGNLVENAAKYGGGSVFATVGRKETMVEIMVEDDGMGIPEADRMRIFDRGVRLDSGKPGTGLGLAIVRDVAEIYGGSVTLEESEDLGGALVRLRLPAA; via the coding sequence ATGATCGGCATCGCGGCGCTGTGGATCAGCCTGCTACTGCTGGGCGGCGGGCTGGCGCTGGACCGGGTGCTGTCCGACGCGATCACGCGCAATTTCGACGACGGGATGAACTATGTGCTGACCGCCATGATCGCATCGGCGGAGATCGGCCCGGACGGCGAGGTGCTGTTCAACCGCGAACCCGCCGACCAGCGTTTCCTGGAGCCCAATAGCGGCATCTATTACCAGATCAGCGGCAAGGGGCATGAGGATTGGCGGTCGCGGTCGCTGTGGGACCGGGCGCTGAAGGTCAATCCGGAGCATCAGGACGACGCCCCGCACATCTATGACAGTGACCAGTTCCCCGGCGAAGACCTGCGCGTGATGGAACGCAGCATCATCCTGCCCGGATCGCGCACGCGATGGATGTTCATGGTGGCGCAGGCGCGCGAAGGGCTGGACGCGCAGATCAAGACGCTGCGATCGACCCTGTTCGAGAGCTTTGCCCTGTTGGCGCTGGGGCTGATCGTGCTGGCCACCTTGCAGACCATTTACGGCCTGCGCCCGCTGCGCAAGGTGCGGCAGGAGATCGTGCGCATGCGCGGGGGCGAGAAGAACCGCGTGACCGAGCCGATGCCCGCCGAAGTGCTGCCCATGGTGGAGGAATTGAACGCCCTGCTGGCCCATAATGAGCGACAGGCGGAGGAGGCGCGGACCCATGCGGGCAATCTGGCCCATGCGCTCAAGACGCCGCTGACCGTGATCATGAACGCCGCGACCGCCCAGTCGCCGGACCTGGGCGACACGGTGATCCGGGAGGCGACGACGATGCGGCGGCAGGTCGACCATCATCTGGCGCGGGCGCGAGCCGTCGGGCGGCGCGGCGCGGCGCACAGCCGGGCGGAAGTTTGGGCCAGCCTGGAGGCGGTGGAGCGCGCCGTCCAGCGGCTCTATCCCGAAGTGCGCATCGACATGGACGGCGACAAGGAAGCCGCCGTGCGGGTGGAACGGCAGGACCTGGACGAGATGCTGGGCAATCTGGTCGAAAACGCCGCCAAATATGGCGGGGGCAGCGTATTCGCGACCGTGGGGCGCAAGGAAACGATGGTCGAGATCATGGTCGAGGATGACGGCATGGGCATTCCGGAGGCGGACCGGATGCGGATTTTCGACCGGGGCGTCAGGCTGGATTCGGGGAAGCCGGGGACCGGGCTTGGCCTGGCCATCGTGCGGGACGTCGCGGAAATCTATGGCGGATCGGTGACGCTGGAGGAAAGCGAGGATCTGGGCGGCGCGCTGGTCCGGTTGCGGCTGCCCGCGGCCTGA
- a CDS encoding glutamine amidotransferase, translated as MKTALIVRHVPREGAAGYLQPIEAAGYAIERIDVASPDFADVDLCTPDLLIMMGGPMGVYEQDIHPWIPLQIEKLAARLEQDLPTLGVCLGSQMIAAALGAPVYPGGRMELGFAPVMLNGAGAGSPLRHLDGIPVLHWHSDTFDLPSGVELLASTESYAHQAFRRGSNLLALQFHAEMGEDPRFEDWLTHFWADLDIAKQCGIALRQDHADHGPAAVAAGRAMIGEWLSGIEN; from the coding sequence ATGAAGACAGCGCTGATCGTCCGACATGTGCCGCGGGAGGGTGCGGCAGGCTATCTCCAGCCGATCGAAGCCGCCGGCTACGCGATCGAGCGGATCGACGTCGCCAGCCCCGACTTCGCCGATGTCGACCTCTGCACCCCCGACCTGCTGATCATGATGGGCGGCCCGATGGGCGTCTATGAACAGGACATTCATCCCTGGATTCCGCTCCAGATCGAAAAGCTCGCCGCGCGGCTGGAACAGGATCTGCCGACCCTGGGCGTCTGCCTTGGCAGCCAGATGATCGCCGCGGCGCTCGGCGCGCCGGTCTATCCCGGCGGGCGGATGGAGCTGGGCTTCGCGCCGGTCATGCTGAACGGGGCAGGGGCCGGATCGCCGTTGCGCCATCTGGACGGCATTCCCGTTCTCCATTGGCACAGCGACACCTTCGACCTGCCTTCGGGGGTCGAACTGCTTGCCTCGACCGAAAGCTATGCCCATCAGGCCTTTCGCCGCGGCTCCAACCTGTTGGCGCTGCAATTCCACGCGGAAATGGGCGAAGACCCTCGTTTCGAGGATTGGCTCACCCATTTCTGGGCCGACCTCGACATAGCGAAGCAATGCGGCATTGCCCTGCGGCAGGACCATGCCGATCATGGCCCCGCAGCCGTGGCCGCAGGACGCGCGATGATCGGCGAATGGTTGAGCGGAATCGAGAATTAG
- the acnA gene encoding aconitate hydratase AcnA, with translation MTAIGQDTLGTRDLLKVGGKDIAYYSLKKAAAKLGDVSRLPFSMKVLLENLLRFEDGVTVTTDDIQAIVDWQNDKGKAEREIQYRPARVLLQDFTGVPCVVDLAAMRDAMNALGADASKINPQVPVHLVIDHSVMVDEFGTPKAFEQNVEIEYQRNMERYDFLKWGSKSLNNFYAVPPGTGICHQVNLENIAQGVWSSEGPDGVTVAYPDTCVGTDSHTTMINGLGVLGWGVGGIEAEAAMLGQPVSMLIPEVVGFRFTGELKEGVTATDLVLTCTQMLRARGVVGRFVEYFGPGLATLSLADRATLANMAPEYGATCGFFGIDDKTLDYMRLTGRTEENIALVEAYAKEQGFWIDPSVEPIFTDTLELDLATVVPSLAGPKRPQDRVSLPEVDDVFNADMANVYKKAQQRVPVEGKDFDIGDGDVTIAAITSCTNTSNPGVLVAAGLVAKKANELGLKPKPWVKTSLAPGSQVVTDYLERAGLQSHLDAVGFNLVGYGCTTCIGNSGPLAEPISKAINENGLVAAAVISGNRNFEGRVSPDVRANFLASPPLVVAYALKGTVVEDFITTPIGTGKDGQQVFLKDIWPSNDEVASTMAGCMDRQMFQARYANVYKGDAHWQAIDVTGSDTYSWRAGSTYVANPPYFEGLTMTPKPVTDIVEAKPLAIFGDSITTDHISPAGSIKATSPAGKWLQERQVAQADFNSYGARRGHHEVMMRGTFANIRIKNLMLDGVEGGMTRYEGEVMPIYDAAMKHKADGTPLVVIGGKEYGTGSSRDWAAKGTNLLGVRAVIVESFERIHRSNLVGMGVLPLQFKDGQNKDTFSLTGDETFTIQNVAGLKPRQDVEVIVKRADGSTFTFTALCRIDTVNELDYFLNGGILQYVLRKLAA, from the coding sequence ATGACCGCCATCGGACAGGACACACTCGGCACGCGCGACCTTTTGAAGGTCGGCGGCAAGGACATCGCCTATTATTCGTTGAAGAAGGCCGCCGCCAAGCTGGGCGACGTTTCGCGGCTTCCCTTCTCGATGAAGGTGCTGCTGGAAAACCTGCTCCGCTTCGAGGATGGCGTCACCGTCACCACCGACGACATCCAGGCGATCGTCGACTGGCAGAATGACAAGGGCAAGGCGGAACGCGAGATCCAGTATCGCCCCGCCCGCGTGCTGCTGCAGGACTTCACCGGCGTTCCCTGCGTGGTCGACCTCGCCGCCATGCGCGACGCGATGAATGCGCTGGGCGCCGACGCCAGCAAGATCAACCCGCAGGTTCCTGTCCATCTGGTCATAGACCACTCGGTCATGGTCGACGAATTCGGCACGCCCAAGGCGTTCGAACAGAATGTGGAAATCGAGTATCAGCGCAATATGGAGCGCTACGACTTCCTGAAATGGGGTTCGAAGTCGCTCAACAACTTCTATGCCGTCCCCCCGGGCACCGGCATCTGCCATCAGGTCAATCTGGAAAATATCGCGCAGGGCGTCTGGTCGAGCGAAGGCCCGGACGGCGTCACCGTCGCCTATCCCGACACCTGCGTCGGCACCGACAGCCACACCACCATGATCAACGGCCTGGGCGTGCTGGGCTGGGGCGTGGGCGGCATCGAGGCTGAGGCCGCGATGCTGGGCCAGCCGGTCTCCATGCTCATCCCCGAAGTCGTCGGCTTCCGCTTCACCGGCGAACTCAAGGAAGGCGTCACCGCCACCGACCTCGTCCTCACCTGCACCCAGATGCTGCGCGCCCGCGGCGTGGTTGGCCGCTTCGTCGAATATTTCGGCCCCGGCCTCGCCACCCTGTCGCTGGCCGACCGCGCGACGCTGGCCAACATGGCGCCGGAATATGGCGCGACCTGCGGCTTCTTCGGCATCGACGACAAGACGCTGGACTATATGCGCCTGACCGGCCGCACCGAGGAGAATATCGCGCTGGTCGAAGCCTATGCGAAGGAGCAGGGCTTCTGGATCGATCCGTCGGTCGAGCCGATCTTCACCGACACGCTGGAACTGGACCTGGCCACCGTCGTCCCCAGCCTTGCTGGCCCGAAGCGCCCGCAGGACCGCGTTTCGCTGCCCGAAGTGGACGACGTGTTCAACGCCGACATGGCGAACGTCTACAAGAAGGCGCAGCAGCGCGTTCCGGTCGAGGGCAAGGATTTCGACATCGGCGACGGCGACGTCACCATCGCCGCGATCACGAGCTGCACCAACACGTCGAACCCCGGCGTGCTGGTCGCCGCCGGCCTCGTCGCCAAGAAGGCGAACGAACTGGGCCTGAAGCCCAAGCCCTGGGTCAAGACCTCGCTGGCGCCGGGTTCGCAGGTCGTCACCGACTATCTGGAACGGGCCGGCCTCCAGTCGCATCTCGACGCCGTCGGCTTCAACCTGGTCGGCTATGGCTGCACCACCTGCATCGGCAATAGCGGTCCGCTGGCCGAGCCGATCAGCAAGGCGATCAACGAAAACGGCCTGGTCGCCGCCGCCGTCATCTCCGGCAACCGCAACTTCGAAGGCCGCGTGTCGCCCGACGTGCGCGCCAACTTCCTGGCCAGCCCGCCGCTGGTCGTCGCCTATGCGCTCAAGGGCACGGTGGTCGAAGACTTCATCACCACGCCGATCGGCACCGGCAAGGACGGTCAGCAGGTGTTCCTGAAGGACATCTGGCCCAGCAATGACGAGGTTGCATCGACCATGGCGGGCTGCATGGACCGCCAGATGTTCCAGGCGCGCTACGCCAACGTCTACAAGGGCGACGCCCACTGGCAGGCGATCGACGTCACGGGTTCGGACACCTACAGCTGGCGCGCCGGTTCCACCTATGTCGCCAACCCGCCCTATTTCGAGGGGCTGACCATGACCCCGAAGCCGGTCACCGACATCGTCGAGGCCAAGCCGCTGGCGATCTTCGGCGACTCGATCACCACCGACCATATTTCCCCGGCCGGTTCGATCAAGGCGACCAGCCCTGCCGGCAAGTGGCTGCAGGAGCGCCAGGTGGCGCAGGCCGACTTCAACAGCTACGGCGCGCGCCGCGGCCATCACGAAGTCATGATGCGCGGCACCTTCGCCAATATCCGCATCAAGAACCTGATGCTGGACGGCGTCGAGGGCGGCATGACCCGCTATGAAGGCGAAGTCATGCCGATCTACGACGCGGCGATGAAGCACAAGGCGGACGGCACTCCGCTGGTCGTCATCGGCGGCAAGGAATATGGCACCGGATCGTCGCGCGACTGGGCGGCGAAGGGCACGAACCTGCTCGGCGTCCGCGCCGTCATCGTCGAGAGCTTCGAGCGCATCCACCGTTCGAACCTGGTCGGCATGGGCGTGCTGCCGCTCCAGTTCAAGGACGGCCAGAACAAGGACACGTTCAGCCTGACGGGCGACGAGACCTTCACCATCCAGAATGTCGCCGGCCTGAAGCCCCGCCAGGATGTCGAGGTGATCGTGAAGCGCGCCGACGGCTCGACCTTCACCTTCACCGCGCTCTGCCGCATCGATACCGTCAACGAACTGGATTACTTCCTGAACGGCGGCATCCTTCAATATGTGCTGCGCAAGCTGGCCGCCTGA